A part of Kiritimatiellia bacterium genomic DNA contains:
- a CDS encoding FHA domain-containing protein encodes MLYRLIVLSGPLKGRRLTVERAPTTVGRDPACAIHLDDEEVALRHAVFEHNDSGLVVRDLGTMNRVLVNKREVREAHLRHGDEIEIGRTRFLVQALLQTEVETTAAEDGEEEPRRRMGATPRTLLLLLLFLLLFIAYQRWAARRAKPAAVSPSETPAAAVPNPPPAPIPPEPAPPVLPPQMEEELRSMRATLATIKETVEDLGTRTATPPAAPVSPAPPEPPAPSPDYTAWLAIETVEQVKLPQDDSPDEARLLRLRLRAAPGVTIEPEGVRMEVQLFIREEETQRIYPARVEVLVSPPEFEEGVLTNGGSAIATIQCRVPGAAGHLGRYYGFRLKLFYKDVLQAEVDRPRTLPADLWRETDGEPAPD; translated from the coding sequence ATGCTGTACCGCCTCATAGTTTTGAGCGGCCCCCTGAAGGGGCGCCGGCTGACCGTGGAGCGCGCGCCGACGACGGTCGGCCGCGATCCCGCCTGCGCCATTCACCTCGACGACGAGGAGGTGGCGCTCCGCCACGCCGTGTTCGAGCACAACGACAGCGGACTGGTCGTACGAGACCTGGGGACGATGAACCGCGTTCTGGTGAACAAGCGGGAGGTCCGCGAGGCGCACCTGCGGCACGGCGACGAGATCGAGATCGGCCGGACACGCTTCCTGGTCCAGGCCCTGCTCCAGACCGAGGTCGAGACCACCGCGGCGGAAGACGGGGAGGAGGAACCCCGGCGCCGGATGGGCGCCACGCCCCGCACGCTGCTCCTGCTGCTCCTGTTCCTGCTGCTGTTCATCGCCTACCAGCGTTGGGCTGCCCGGCGCGCAAAGCCGGCCGCGGTCTCTCCGTCGGAGACGCCCGCCGCGGCGGTGCCCAATCCGCCCCCGGCGCCCATTCCGCCCGAGCCGGCGCCGCCGGTCCTGCCGCCGCAGATGGAGGAGGAGTTGCGATCCATGCGGGCGACGCTCGCGACGATCAAGGAGACCGTCGAGGATCTGGGCACGCGGACGGCGACGCCGCCCGCGGCCCCGGTAAGCCCGGCGCCGCCGGAACCGCCGGCCCCGTCGCCGGACTACACGGCCTGGCTCGCGATCGAGACCGTCGAGCAGGTCAAGCTGCCCCAGGACGACTCTCCCGACGAGGCGCGCCTGCTGCGCCTGCGCCTGCGCGCGGCGCCGGGCGTGACCATCGAGCCCGAGGGGGTACGGATGGAGGTGCAGTTGTTCATCCGCGAGGAAGAAACCCAGCGTATTTACCCGGCCCGGGTGGAAGTCCTGGTCAGCCCTCCGGAGTTCGAAGAGGGAGTCCTCACGAACGGCGGTTCGGCGATCGCGACCATCCAGTGCCGCGTGCCGGGCGCGGCCGGGCACCTGGGCCGGTACTACGGGTTCCGCCTCAAGCTGTTCTACAAGGACGTGCTCCAGGCCGAGGTGGACCGGCCCCGGACGCTGCCCGCCGACCTCTGGCGCGAAACCGACGGCGAACCCGCGCCGGACTGA
- the nqrF gene encoding NADH:ubiquinone reductase (Na(+)-transporting) subunit F, whose protein sequence is MEHTVLYVAASVVVFTGIILFLTVGLMIASRRLAPSGPVTIDINEGYKKLTVDAGSTLLSSLASERIFLPSACGGGGTCAMCKCTVTDGGGSILPTETGHISKQQAKEGLRLACQLKVKRDLKIRIPADVLEIQKFEGTVRSNGSVATFIKELVIDLPAGTDLKYRAGGYIQIDIPPYELAYRDFDIDERFRDAWDAFKLWDFRAKSTEPVFRAYSMASYPAEGNLVKLNVRIATPPPGMNVPPGIASSYIFGLKPGDKVMVSGPYGEFFAKDSEREMVYIGGGAGMAPLRSHIMDLLVTKRSKRKISYWYGARSLREMFYEEDFRRLEKEFPNFTFHIALSEPRPEDDWKGPVGFIHSVVHDRYLAQHEDPSEIEYYMCGPPPMIAAVNAMLYNVGVDKEMIAYDEF, encoded by the coding sequence ATGGAACACACGGTGCTATACGTCGCGGCGAGCGTGGTGGTCTTCACCGGGATCATCCTGTTCCTGACCGTGGGCCTGATGATCGCCTCGCGGCGCCTCGCGCCGAGCGGCCCGGTGACGATTGACATCAACGAGGGCTACAAGAAACTGACGGTGGACGCGGGATCGACGCTGCTGTCCTCGCTGGCGTCGGAGCGCATCTTCCTGCCCTCCGCCTGCGGCGGGGGCGGAACGTGCGCGATGTGCAAGTGCACCGTGACCGACGGCGGCGGGAGCATCCTGCCGACGGAAACCGGCCACATCAGCAAGCAGCAGGCCAAGGAGGGGCTGCGCCTGGCGTGCCAGCTCAAGGTCAAGCGCGACCTCAAGATCCGCATCCCGGCGGACGTTCTCGAGATCCAGAAATTCGAGGGCACGGTGCGGTCCAACGGCAGCGTGGCGACGTTCATCAAGGAACTGGTGATCGACCTGCCCGCGGGCACGGACCTGAAGTACCGGGCGGGCGGGTACATCCAGATCGACATTCCGCCGTACGAACTGGCATACCGGGATTTCGACATCGACGAGCGGTTCCGCGACGCCTGGGACGCCTTCAAGCTCTGGGATTTCCGGGCGAAGAGCACCGAGCCGGTATTCCGAGCCTACTCCATGGCCAGCTATCCCGCCGAGGGCAACCTGGTGAAGCTCAACGTGCGCATCGCCACGCCGCCGCCCGGGATGAACGTGCCGCCCGGGATCGCGTCGAGCTATATCTTCGGCTTAAAACCCGGCGACAAGGTCATGGTCAGCGGGCCGTACGGCGAGTTTTTCGCCAAGGACAGCGAGCGCGAGATGGTGTACATCGGCGGCGGCGCCGGCATGGCCCCGCTGCGCAGCCACATCATGGACCTGCTCGTAACGAAACGGTCGAAGCGCAAGATCAGCTACTGGTACGGCGCCCGGTCGCTGCGCGAGATGTTCTACGAAGAAGATTTCCGCAGGCTGGAGAAGGAGTTCCCCAACTTCACCTTCCACATCGCGTTGAGCGAGCCGCGGCCGGAGGATGACTGGAAGGGGCCCGTGGGGTTCATCCATTCCGTCGTGCACGACCGCTACCTGGCCCAGCACGAGGATCCGTCCGAGATCGAGTATTACATGTGCGGGCCCCCGCCGATGATCGCCGCCGTCAACGCCATGCTCTACAATGTCGGCGTGGACAAGGAGATGATCGCCTACGACGAGTTCTGA
- a CDS encoding NADH:ubiquinone reductase (Na(+)-transporting) subunit B, translating into MKFVEQMLDKMRPWFAPGKPLHLFHAVFDAGDTFLLTPPDVTDGPPHVRDALDLKRTMMFVVLALVPCTLFGIFNAGYMYNTVNRVAGAGFVQHVLQGLRLVLPIIITSYAVGGFWEVLFATIRKHEINEGFLVTGLLFPLVLPPAIPLWLVAVGVSFGVVIGKEIFGGTGFNVLNPALTARAFLYFAYPAQISGDKVWAAVTDWTQVADGFTGATSLAVAKAAPAGADALEFLRESGFTLQRMIVGLEPGSIGETSAIAVGLGLLILVLTGIGSWRIIAGGLLGLAVTGTLLNFLPEATRLANPVLQLPFYYDLVMGGVFFGIVFMATDPVSAAATPAGKWIYGFLIGLMTVVIRAFNPAYPAGNMLAILFCNVMAPLLDHLVLQAHLRGRQRYLARMNHGQG; encoded by the coding sequence ATGAAATTCGTGGAACAGATGCTCGACAAGATGCGCCCCTGGTTCGCGCCGGGCAAGCCGCTGCATCTTTTCCACGCCGTGTTCGACGCGGGGGACACGTTCCTGCTCACCCCTCCGGACGTGACCGATGGCCCGCCGCACGTGCGCGATGCGCTGGACCTCAAGCGCACGATGATGTTCGTCGTGCTCGCGCTGGTCCCGTGCACGCTCTTCGGCATTTTCAACGCCGGGTACATGTACAACACGGTCAACCGGGTGGCCGGCGCGGGGTTCGTGCAGCACGTCCTCCAGGGGCTGCGCCTCGTGCTGCCGATCATCATCACCTCGTACGCCGTCGGCGGGTTCTGGGAGGTGCTGTTCGCCACGATCCGCAAGCACGAGATCAACGAGGGGTTCCTGGTCACCGGGTTGCTGTTCCCGCTGGTCCTGCCGCCTGCGATCCCGCTGTGGCTGGTGGCGGTCGGCGTCTCGTTCGGGGTGGTGATCGGAAAGGAGATCTTCGGGGGCACGGGCTTCAACGTGCTCAATCCCGCCCTGACGGCGCGGGCGTTCCTCTACTTCGCCTATCCCGCGCAGATCTCGGGCGACAAGGTCTGGGCCGCCGTGACCGACTGGACGCAGGTGGCCGACGGCTTCACGGGCGCGACCTCGCTGGCCGTGGCCAAGGCCGCGCCGGCCGGGGCGGATGCCCTGGAATTCCTCCGGGAATCCGGCTTCACGCTCCAGCGCATGATCGTCGGGTTGGAGCCGGGCAGCATCGGCGAAACCTCGGCCATCGCGGTGGGCCTGGGCCTTCTGATCCTGGTGCTGACGGGTATCGGTTCCTGGCGGATCATCGCGGGCGGTCTGCTGGGACTGGCGGTGACCGGCACGCTGCTCAACTTCCTGCCCGAGGCGACCCGGCTCGCGAACCCGGTGCTCCAGTTGCCCTTCTATTACGACCTCGTCATGGGCGGCGTCTTCTTCGGCATCGTGTTCATGGCGACCGACCCGGTGTCCGCGGCGGCGACGCCCGCGGGCAAGTGGATCTACGGGTTCCTGATCGGCCTGATGACCGTCGTCATCCGCGCGTTCAATCCCGCCTACCCGGCGGGCAACATGCTGGCGATCCTGTTCTGCAACGTGATGGCCCCGCTGCTGGACCACCTGGTGCTCCAGGCGCACCTCCGCGGGCGGCAGCGCTACCTGGCGAGGATGAACCATGGCCAAGGGTGA
- a CDS encoding glycosyltransferase family 2 protein translates to MREKISACVICFNEERKIRRCLASLAWCDEIIVMDSFSTDQTPAICREYTERFYQHEWLGYIAQRNMVRDLALHPWILYLDSDEEVSPALREEILAEFERGTDPFVGYEFPRQVYYIGRWIRHGEWYPDVKLRLFRKSRGRTEGIEPHDTVVVKGPVKRLKGPVWHYTYDDLRDHMDTANRFSTISAQQKFVQEVPFRWLDLFFRPPFHFIKGYFLRAGFLDGMHGFIIAVISAYAAFAKYAKLWELERRHKHHFRELP, encoded by the coding sequence ATGCGCGAGAAGATATCCGCCTGCGTCATCTGTTTCAACGAGGAGCGGAAAATCCGCCGCTGCCTCGCCAGCCTCGCCTGGTGCGACGAGATCATCGTCATGGACAGCTTCAGCACCGACCAGACCCCGGCCATCTGCCGCGAGTACACGGAGCGGTTCTACCAGCACGAGTGGCTCGGGTACATCGCCCAGCGCAACATGGTCCGCGACCTGGCCCTGCACCCGTGGATCCTCTACCTGGATTCCGACGAGGAGGTCTCGCCCGCGCTGCGCGAGGAGATCCTGGCCGAGTTCGAGCGCGGCACCGACCCGTTCGTGGGCTACGAGTTCCCCCGCCAGGTCTACTACATCGGGCGCTGGATCCGGCACGGCGAGTGGTACCCGGACGTCAAGCTGCGCCTGTTCCGCAAGAGCCGCGGTCGCACCGAGGGGATCGAGCCGCATGACACCGTGGTCGTCAAGGGCCCTGTCAAGCGGCTCAAGGGGCCTGTCTGGCATTACACCTACGACGACCTGCGCGACCACATGGACACGGCCAACCGGTTTTCCACCATCTCCGCGCAGCAGAAGTTCGTGCAGGAGGTGCCGTTCCGGTGGCTGGACCTGTTCTTCCGGCCGCCGTTCCATTTCATCAAGGGGTATTTCCTGCGCGCGGGATTCCTCGACGGCATGCACGGGTTCATCATCGCCGTCATCAGCGCCTACGCCGCGTTCGCCAAGTACGCCAAGCTGTGGGAACTCGAACGCCGGCACAAGCACCATTTCCGGGAATTGCCGTAA
- the sppA gene encoding signal peptide peptidase SppA: MTETKKAGTRVGYWLLLLLLIMALVGSVAMNIGLLAGRALTGWSPEEEVAEDEFPEFEETWSWGEGEAKVVRIPVQGELFRFVSDGSLFGPALDPIESILRQIRAAQNDEDVAAIVLEVSSPGGDMTSADEIYQAVLEFRESGEDRRVVAYVQDLAASGGYYAILPADWIVAEPTALLGSIGVIMQTLNWKTLGEKLGVTDTTIKSGEHKDLLNPFREVSEEQRAILQKIVDSAYARFFEAVVAARGVEPEKLRELADGRVFDSDVAKQYGLIDDIGYWTDLLDGLPEVLGKKSVKLVRYSHTLTFSDWLASMRNPVRLPRWMSSDAPRLMYLWRP; the protein is encoded by the coding sequence ATGACGGAAACGAAAAAAGCCGGGACCCGCGTGGGCTATTGGTTGTTGCTCCTCCTCCTGATCATGGCCCTGGTCGGCAGCGTGGCCATGAACATCGGGCTGCTGGCGGGCCGCGCCCTCACGGGCTGGAGCCCGGAAGAAGAAGTGGCGGAGGACGAGTTTCCCGAATTCGAGGAGACCTGGTCGTGGGGGGAGGGCGAGGCCAAGGTCGTGCGTATTCCCGTCCAGGGCGAGTTGTTCCGGTTCGTGAGCGACGGCTCGCTCTTCGGGCCCGCGCTCGATCCCATCGAGTCCATCCTCCGGCAAATCCGCGCGGCGCAGAACGACGAGGACGTCGCGGCCATCGTCCTGGAGGTCAGCTCGCCCGGCGGGGACATGACCTCGGCCGACGAAATCTATCAGGCCGTCCTGGAATTCCGGGAGAGCGGCGAGGACCGCCGCGTCGTCGCTTATGTCCAGGACCTCGCGGCCTCCGGCGGGTACTACGCCATCCTGCCCGCGGACTGGATCGTGGCCGAGCCGACCGCCCTGCTGGGGTCCATCGGCGTGATCATGCAGACGCTCAACTGGAAGACGCTCGGCGAGAAGCTGGGCGTCACGGACACGACCATCAAGTCCGGCGAGCACAAGGACCTGCTCAATCCCTTCCGAGAGGTTTCGGAGGAACAGCGGGCGATCCTGCAGAAGATCGTCGACTCCGCGTACGCCCGTTTTTTCGAGGCCGTGGTCGCCGCCCGGGGCGTCGAGCCGGAGAAGCTTCGCGAGCTGGCCGACGGCCGCGTCTTCGATTCCGACGTGGCGAAGCAATACGGCCTGATCGATGACATAGGCTACTGGACCGACCTCCTGGACGGGTTGCCCGAAGTACTCGGGAAGAAATCGGTCAAGCTGGTGCGTTATTCCCACACGCTGACCTTTTCCGACTGGCTGGCCTCCATGCGCAACCCCGTGCGGCTCCCGCGCTGGATGAGCTCGGACGCGCCGCGCCTGATGTACCTGTGGCGCCCGTGA
- the nqrE gene encoding NADH:ubiquinone reductase (Na(+)-transporting) subunit E, producing the protein MELISLAIRSIFIENILLSTFLGMCSFLAISKRIDTAMGLGAAVIFVQFITVPANWAIKHFFLEPGALAWTGSPALAALDLSFLIFICFIAVIACLVQFVEMVLDRFFPPLYQSLGIFLPLITVNCAILGGSLFMVERNYTFVQSVVYGFSSGAGWALAITGMGAIRKKLRYSNIPPGLKGLGITMLLTGLMAMAFMCFSGISL; encoded by the coding sequence ATGGAATTGATCAGCCTCGCGATTCGGTCGATCTTCATCGAGAACATACTGCTCTCGACGTTCCTCGGGATGTGCTCGTTCCTGGCGATCTCGAAGCGGATCGACACGGCGATGGGCCTCGGCGCGGCCGTCATCTTCGTCCAGTTCATCACGGTCCCGGCGAACTGGGCGATCAAGCATTTCTTCCTGGAGCCCGGCGCGCTGGCCTGGACCGGGAGCCCGGCCCTCGCGGCGCTGGACCTTTCGTTCCTGATCTTCATCTGCTTCATTGCCGTGATCGCCTGCCTGGTGCAGTTCGTCGAGATGGTGCTGGACCGGTTCTTCCCGCCGCTCTACCAGTCGCTGGGCATCTTCCTGCCGCTGATCACGGTCAACTGCGCGATCCTTGGCGGCTCGCTGTTCATGGTCGAGCGCAACTACACCTTCGTGCAGTCCGTCGTCTACGGCTTCTCGTCCGGGGCCGGCTGGGCGCTGGCCATCACCGGCATGGGCGCCATCCGCAAAAAGCTGCGCTACTCGAACATCCCGCCGGGCCTGAAGGGCCTCGGGATCACGATGCTGCTGACCGGCCTGATGGCCATGGCGTTCATGTGCTTCTCGGGGATCAGCCTGTAA
- a CDS encoding FAD:protein FMN transferase has translation MLIQPRKVNPWKLLPVLAVIVAFAAVTWRRDPPGPRHPAWTGETMGTLYSIKLADSPLGRRALRELQAELDRCLVEVNRQMSHYQPDSEISRFNRHESGEPFPVSPGFASVVRFALELSRRSGGVFDPTLGPLIDLWGFGAPGRADHLPSDGELAEARQRTGAGRLSVTPDGKLVKAVPGLHLNVSAVAKGYGVDEAARVIRARGISNAFVEIGGEVVAYGHNAEGQKWRIGVDAPRPDALPGQELETILHLSGLAVATSGDYRNFFVDEKGERFTHILDPRTGRPIRHDLASVTVVAPDCMTADGLATTLFVMGAEEGMKWIESWPGIEALFILRESGGRFVCRPTPGFVNLTGARLPAP, from the coding sequence ATGCTCATTCAGCCCCGCAAAGTGAATCCCTGGAAACTGCTGCCGGTCCTGGCGGTCATCGTGGCGTTCGCCGCCGTGACCTGGCGCCGCGACCCGCCGGGCCCGAGGCATCCGGCCTGGACCGGCGAGACGATGGGCACGCTCTACTCGATCAAGCTGGCCGATTCGCCCCTGGGCCGGCGCGCGCTCCGGGAACTGCAGGCCGAACTGGATCGTTGCCTCGTCGAGGTGAACCGGCAGATGTCTCACTACCAGCCGGACAGCGAGATATCCCGGTTCAACCGGCATGAATCCGGCGAGCCGTTTCCCGTCTCGCCCGGCTTTGCGTCCGTGGTCCGGTTTGCCCTGGAGTTGAGCCGCCGCTCGGGCGGGGTATTTGATCCCACGCTGGGCCCGCTGATCGATCTCTGGGGCTTCGGCGCGCCGGGCCGCGCGGATCACCTCCCGTCCGACGGGGAGTTGGCCGAGGCGCGGCAGCGGACCGGGGCGGGGCGCCTGTCTGTGACGCCGGACGGGAAGCTGGTCAAGGCCGTGCCCGGCCTGCATCTGAACGTCAGCGCGGTGGCGAAGGGCTACGGGGTGGACGAGGCGGCGCGCGTGATCCGGGCCCGCGGAATCAGCAATGCATTCGTCGAAATCGGCGGCGAGGTGGTCGCGTACGGGCACAACGCCGAGGGCCAGAAGTGGCGGATCGGGGTGGACGCTCCGCGCCCCGACGCGCTGCCCGGCCAGGAGCTCGAAACGATCCTGCATCTTTCCGGCCTCGCGGTCGCCACGTCCGGCGATTACCGGAACTTCTTCGTGGATGAGAAGGGCGAGCGTTTTACCCACATCCTGGACCCGCGGACCGGCCGGCCGATCCGGCATGACCTGGCGAGCGTGACCGTCGTGGCGCCGGACTGCATGACGGCGGACGGGCTGGCCACGACGCTGTTTGTCATGGGGGCCGAGGAGGGGATGAAGTGGATCGAGTCCTGGCCGGGGATCGAGGCGCTGTTCATCCTGCGCGAGTCCGGCGGCCGGTTCGTCTGCCGGCCCACGCCGGGCTTTGTGAATCTCACGGGAGCCCGGCTGCCGGCTCCCTAG
- a CDS encoding NADH:ubiquinone reductase (Na(+)-transporting) subunit D — protein sequence MSRMAGDYKKVLVDPLSENNPITIQILGICSSLAVTVKLQTALVMAIALTVVTAGSNLVISLLRNSLPSRIRMIVEMAVVSVLVIVADQFLRAYMFEVSRQLSVFVGLIITNCIVMGRLEAYALQHPPGLSFLDGIGNGLGYSLVLVVVASVREILGSGKWLGFRVVPAAAYEAGYLNNGFMLLAPGAFIVLGLLIWVQRTLSKKFETD from the coding sequence ATGAGCCGAATGGCCGGGGACTATAAAAAAGTGCTGGTGGATCCGCTGTCGGAGAACAACCCGATCACGATCCAGATCCTCGGCATCTGCTCCTCGCTGGCCGTCACGGTCAAGCTGCAGACCGCCCTGGTCATGGCCATCGCGCTGACGGTGGTCACGGCGGGCTCGAACCTGGTCATCTCGCTGCTGCGGAACTCGCTGCCGAGCCGCATCCGGATGATCGTGGAGATGGCCGTCGTGTCCGTGCTGGTGATCGTGGCGGACCAGTTCCTCCGGGCGTACATGTTCGAGGTGAGCCGGCAGTTGAGCGTGTTCGTCGGCCTGATCATCACCAACTGCATCGTCATGGGTCGGCTCGAGGCGTACGCCCTGCAGCACCCGCCCGGCCTGTCGTTCCTCGACGGCATCGGCAACGGCCTCGGCTACAGCCTGGTGCTGGTCGTCGTGGCCTCCGTGCGCGAGATCCTCGGCTCGGGCAAGTGGCTCGGGTTCCGGGTGGTGCCGGCCGCCGCCTACGAGGCGGGCTACCTCAACAACGGGTTCATGCTGCTGGCCCCGGGCGCGTTCATCGTGCTGGGCCTGCTGATCTGGGTGCAGCGGACGCTGTCGAAAAAGTTTGAAACGGACTAG
- the nqrC gene encoding NADH:ubiquinone reductase (Na(+)-transporting) subunit C translates to MAKGDAYMLGYAAAVCVACSLLLSGTAALLKSKQDFQVELDRKINVLKAFGVATTDGQGRVIGGAEVEKIFGEHIWETVLDADTGQVLPGVAVRDISRDDFEAKRKLPLFLWKDGDRVTRYAFPISGKGLWSTIYGYLALDADLSTIIGVTFYRHGETPGLGAEISTDAFQKQFVGKKVFKDGRLQRIEVVKGAVANRYPEGSDRAVDGISGATLTGNGINRFLNADLEKYEKYFTGIRGGG, encoded by the coding sequence ATGGCCAAGGGTGACGCCTACATGCTGGGTTACGCAGCAGCGGTCTGTGTCGCGTGCAGCCTGCTGCTGTCGGGAACGGCGGCCCTCCTGAAGTCGAAACAGGATTTCCAGGTGGAACTGGACCGCAAGATCAACGTGCTCAAGGCCTTCGGCGTGGCCACGACCGACGGGCAGGGGCGGGTCATCGGCGGCGCCGAGGTGGAAAAGATCTTCGGCGAGCACATCTGGGAAACGGTGCTCGATGCGGATACCGGGCAGGTGCTGCCCGGCGTCGCCGTCCGCGACATCTCCCGGGACGACTTCGAAGCCAAGCGCAAGCTGCCCTTGTTCCTCTGGAAAGACGGGGACCGCGTGACGCGCTACGCCTTCCCGATTTCCGGCAAGGGGCTGTGGTCCACGATCTACGGCTATTTAGCCCTCGACGCGGACTTGAGCACGATCATCGGCGTGACGTTCTACCGCCACGGCGAGACCCCCGGGCTCGGCGCGGAGATCTCCACCGACGCCTTCCAGAAGCAGTTCGTCGGCAAGAAGGTCTTCAAGGACGGGCGCCTGCAGCGGATCGAGGTGGTCAAGGGCGCCGTCGCGAACCGTTACCCGGAGGGCAGCGACCGCGCGGTGGACGGCATCAGCGGCGCGACGCTGACGGGCAACGGGATCAACCGGTTCCTGAACGCGGACCTTGAAAAGTACGAAAAGTATTTTACGGGTATCCGGGGCGGAGGATGA
- a CDS encoding 8-oxo-dGTP diphosphatase — protein MTNKYSHFSEVDWAHWNPTERATLMFVIRDGQVLLIHKKKGLGAGKINGPGGRLDPGETPRQAAIREVQEELVVTPTGVREAGELMFQFVDGFSIHGYVFTATGIEGEPQETGEAIPLWTPLDQIPFDRMWEDDRVWIPLMLAGTPFTGRFLFDGDKMLEYRLEEGRDALRHGGPA, from the coding sequence ATGACTAATAAATATTCCCATTTTTCCGAGGTGGACTGGGCGCACTGGAACCCGACCGAGCGCGCGACGCTGATGTTCGTCATCCGCGACGGGCAGGTGCTGCTGATCCACAAGAAGAAGGGGCTCGGCGCGGGGAAGATCAACGGGCCGGGCGGCCGGCTGGACCCGGGCGAAACCCCGCGGCAGGCGGCCATCCGCGAGGTGCAGGAGGAACTGGTCGTCACGCCCACGGGCGTGCGCGAGGCGGGCGAGCTGATGTTCCAGTTCGTGGACGGGTTTTCCATCCACGGCTACGTCTTCACGGCGACCGGCATCGAGGGCGAGCCCCAGGAAACCGGCGAGGCGATCCCGCTCTGGACGCCGCTGGACCAGATCCCGTTCGACCGGATGTGGGAGGACGACCGGGTGTGGATCCCCCTGATGCTGGCCGGCACGCCGTTCACGGGCCGGTTCCTCTTCGACGGGGACAAGATGCTGGAGTATCGGCTGGAAGAAGGCCGCGACGCTCTCCGCCACGGCGGACCGGCGTGA